Proteins co-encoded in one Chaetodon auriga isolate fChaAug3 chromosome 9, fChaAug3.hap1, whole genome shotgun sequence genomic window:
- the LOC143325950 gene encoding uncharacterized protein C14orf93-like isoform X3: MAEIKGRLLALEEQPQPNCSCGEDQKRKRRVHNPKVAEMVRRLHNSDGNDRQYEPEQGLNSSHNEAVMSHLMATLTGSPDMDGTYYETVRRSFRYAQPALSVQAAALKISACSRQRRKRLLEARRSVLATQQEIDFWQGVTADTMSDEEDDTAEGEAGWIVKPPSFRSQTLSQLCQTLQGQLESDQKYVATHRKRLRIESPSKLQALTQYDPEAAKKHFQRP, from the exons ATGGCCGAGATAAAAGGCAGACTGCTCGCTCTGGAGGAGCAGCCCCAACCGAACTGCAGCTGTGGAGAAGaccagaagaggaagagacgggTGCATAACCCAAAAGTTGCA gaAATGGTGCGGCGTCTGCACAACAGTGACGGAAACGACAGGCAATATGAACCTGAGCAGGG ACTGAACTCGTCCCACAACGAAGCGGTGATGTCACACTTGATGGCCACTTTAACTGGGAGTCCAGACATGGATGGT ACATATTATGAGACGGTGCGGAGGAGCTTCAGGTATGCCCAGCCAGCTCTTTCAGTTcaggcagcagctctgaagaTTTCAGcttgcagcagacagagaaggaagCGG CTGCTGGAAGCAAGAAGGAGTGTCCTAGCCACCCAGCAGGAAATTGATTTTTGGCAGGGGGTCACTGCTGACACGATGTCCGATGAGGAGGATGACACCGCGGAAGGGGAAGCTGGGTGGATAGTAAAGCCTCCATCTTTCCGTAGTCAGACGCTCTCCCAACTCTGCCAGACACTTCAAGGGCAGTTGGAGAGCGACCAAAAGTATGTGGCAACACACCGCAAGAGGCTGCGCATCGAGTCCCCTTCAAAGCTACAGGCGCTAACTCAGTATGACCCAGAGGCAGCAAAGAAACATTTCCAGAGGCCTTAG
- the LOC143325950 gene encoding uncharacterized protein C14orf93-like isoform X1, whose translation MAEIKGRLLALEEQPQPNCSCGEDQKRKRRVHNPKVAEMVRRLHNSDGNDRQYEPEQGLNSSHNEAVMSHLMATLTGSPDMDGVDRGVLLSACKTYYETVRRSFRYAQPALSVQAAALKISACSRQRRKRLLEARRSVLATQQEIDFWQGVTADTMSDEEDDTAEGEAGWIVKPPSFRSQTLSQLCQTLQGQLESDQKYVATHRKRLRIESPSKLQALTQYDPEAAKKHFQRP comes from the exons ATGGCCGAGATAAAAGGCAGACTGCTCGCTCTGGAGGAGCAGCCCCAACCGAACTGCAGCTGTGGAGAAGaccagaagaggaagagacgggTGCATAACCCAAAAGTTGCA gaAATGGTGCGGCGTCTGCACAACAGTGACGGAAACGACAGGCAATATGAACCTGAGCAGGG ACTGAACTCGTCCCACAACGAAGCGGTGATGTCACACTTGATGGCCACTTTAACTGGGAGTCCAGACATGGATGGTGTGGACAGAGGAGTCCTTTtat CGGCCTGTAAGACATATTATGAGACGGTGCGGAGGAGCTTCAGGTATGCCCAGCCAGCTCTTTCAGTTcaggcagcagctctgaagaTTTCAGcttgcagcagacagagaaggaagCGG CTGCTGGAAGCAAGAAGGAGTGTCCTAGCCACCCAGCAGGAAATTGATTTTTGGCAGGGGGTCACTGCTGACACGATGTCCGATGAGGAGGATGACACCGCGGAAGGGGAAGCTGGGTGGATAGTAAAGCCTCCATCTTTCCGTAGTCAGACGCTCTCCCAACTCTGCCAGACACTTCAAGGGCAGTTGGAGAGCGACCAAAAGTATGTGGCAACACACCGCAAGAGGCTGCGCATCGAGTCCCCTTCAAAGCTACAGGCGCTAACTCAGTATGACCCAGAGGCAGCAAAGAAACATTTCCAGAGGCCTTAG
- the LOC143325950 gene encoding uncharacterized protein C14orf93-like isoform X2: MAEIKGRLLALEEQPQPNCSCGEDQKRKRRVHNPKVAEMVRRLHNSDGNDRQYEPEQGLNSSHNEAVMSHLMATLTGSPDMDAACKTYYETVRRSFRYAQPALSVQAAALKISACSRQRRKRLLEARRSVLATQQEIDFWQGVTADTMSDEEDDTAEGEAGWIVKPPSFRSQTLSQLCQTLQGQLESDQKYVATHRKRLRIESPSKLQALTQYDPEAAKKHFQRP; encoded by the exons ATGGCCGAGATAAAAGGCAGACTGCTCGCTCTGGAGGAGCAGCCCCAACCGAACTGCAGCTGTGGAGAAGaccagaagaggaagagacgggTGCATAACCCAAAAGTTGCA gaAATGGTGCGGCGTCTGCACAACAGTGACGGAAACGACAGGCAATATGAACCTGAGCAGGG ACTGAACTCGTCCCACAACGAAGCGGTGATGTCACACTTGATGGCCACTTTAACTGGGAGTCCAGACATGGATG CGGCCTGTAAGACATATTATGAGACGGTGCGGAGGAGCTTCAGGTATGCCCAGCCAGCTCTTTCAGTTcaggcagcagctctgaagaTTTCAGcttgcagcagacagagaaggaagCGG CTGCTGGAAGCAAGAAGGAGTGTCCTAGCCACCCAGCAGGAAATTGATTTTTGGCAGGGGGTCACTGCTGACACGATGTCCGATGAGGAGGATGACACCGCGGAAGGGGAAGCTGGGTGGATAGTAAAGCCTCCATCTTTCCGTAGTCAGACGCTCTCCCAACTCTGCCAGACACTTCAAGGGCAGTTGGAGAGCGACCAAAAGTATGTGGCAACACACCGCAAGAGGCTGCGCATCGAGTCCCCTTCAAAGCTACAGGCGCTAACTCAGTATGACCCAGAGGCAGCAAAGAAACATTTCCAGAGGCCTTAG